Proteins encoded together in one Prunus dulcis chromosome 3, ALMONDv2, whole genome shotgun sequence window:
- the LOC117622693 gene encoding peroxidase 55, with amino-acid sequence MEACKGLLLLMVVLVLMVMQGRESEGQLAENFYSSTCPNVEFIVKQAVSTKLSQTPITIPATLRLFFHDCFVEGCDASVMIASANGDAEKDFSDNLSLAGDGFDTVIKAKQAVEALCPGVVSCADILALAARDCVVLAGGPAFSVELGRRDGLVSQASQVVGNLPEPNFNLDQLNTMFAKHNLSQTDVVALSGAHTVGFSHCGRFSDRLYNFSSNSPVDPSLDPGYAKQLMGACPINADQVINLDPETPDTFDNAYYRNLVAGKGLLSSDQVLFSDSASRPTVIDFANNPGNFNGAFITAMRKLGRVGVKTSDQGQIRTDCTTFNS; translated from the exons ATGGAGGCATGTAAAGGGTTGTTGCTGTTAAtggtggttttggttttgatggttATGCAGGGGAGGGAATCAGAGGGACAATTAGCAGAAAACTTCTATAGCTCTACTTGTCCAAATGTTGAATTCATAGTGAAGCAGGCAGTCTCTACAAAACTAAGCCAGACGCCTATCacaattccggccactttgCGACTATTTTTCCATGACTGCTTTGTTGAG GGATGCGACGCATCGGTCATGATCGCTTCAGCAAATGGGGACGCAGAGAAGGACTTCTCGGATAACCTTTCGTTAGCAGGAGATGGATTTGACACCGTCATCAAGGCCAAGCAAGCAGTGGAAGCACTATGCCCCGGTGTCGTCTCTTGTGCTGACATTCTGGCTCTCGCTGCCCGGGATTGTGTAGTCCTC GCTGGAGGCCCTGCATTCAGCGTAGAATTGGGACGCCGTGATGGACTAGTTTCACAAGCCTCTCAGGTCGTTGGGAATTTGCCAGAACCAAACTTTAATCTCGATCAGCTAAATACCATGTTCGCCAAACACAATCTTTCCCAAACTGATGTTGTTGCATTATCTGGAGCACATACTGTAGGCTTTTCGCACTGCGGTCGCTTTTCAGACCGCCTCTACAACTTTTCATCGAACTCTCCTGTGGACCCTTCTTTGGATCCTGGCTATGCCAAGCAGTTGATGGGAGCCTGTCCCATAAATGCAGACCAAGTTATCAACTTGGACCCTGAAACCCCAGACACTTTTGACAACGCCTATTACAGAAACTTGGTTGCAGGGAAGGGGTTGTTGAGTTCGGATCAGGTTCTTTTCTCTGACTCTGCATCTCGGCCTACTGTGATTGATTTTGCTAACAACCCTGGTAACTTCAATGGAGCCTTCATCACTGCCATGAGGAAGCTCGGAAGGGTCGGCGTTAAGACTAGTGACCAAGGGCAGATAAGGACAGACTGCACCACCTTCAATTCATGA